The following proteins are encoded in a genomic region of Arachis ipaensis cultivar K30076 chromosome B02, Araip1.1, whole genome shotgun sequence:
- the LOC107625036 gene encoding protein LIGHT-DEPENDENT SHORT HYPOCOTYLS 4, giving the protein MDSSIQEFMESCNTDNNTNNINRNIISINNNNNSSSIVVGGGGSSPSGGGSSSTTTTTTSTRSSRYENQKRRDWNTFGQYLKNHRPPLSLSRCSGAHVLEFLRYLDQFGKTKVHTPICPFYGHPNPPAPCPCPLRQAWGSLDALIGRLRAAFEENGGKPEANPFGARAVRLYLREVRDLQSKARGISYEKKKRKRPPQQHNHHNHHQQHQHQHQQQQQQQQTLSMAMPLMPLLNHHHHHHHHHHHQLPPPGATQ; this is encoded by the exons atggattcatcaattcagGAGTTCATGGAGTCATGTAACACCGACAATAACACCAACAACATAAACAGAAATATAATcagcatcaacaacaacaacaatagcagCAGCAtagttgttggtggtggtggttcttCCCCTTCCGGCGGTGGCTCTTCCAGCACAACCACCACCACGACGAGCACAAGAAGCAGCAGGTATGAGAATCAGAAGAGGCGTGACTGGAACACGTTTGGCCAGTATCTGAAGAATCACCGACCCCCTTTGTCCCTCTCTAGGTGCAGCGGTGCACATGTTCTTGAATTTCTAag GTATTTGGACCAATTTGGAAAGACAAAGGTTCACACACCAATCTGTCCATTTTACGGGCACCCAAACCCGCCGGCGCCATGTCCATGCCCACTCAGGCAAGCTTGGGGAAGTCTTGATGCTCTCATCGGCCGTCTTAGGGCAGCTTTTGAGGAGAACGGAGGGAAGCCTGAAGCCAACCCGTTCGGTGCTAGGGCCGTTAGACTTTACCTTCGCGAAGTTCGAGATCTTCAGTCCAAAGCCAGAGGAATCAGTTAtgagaagaagaagcgcaagcGTCCACCTCAGCAACATAACCACCATAACCaccaccaacaacaccaacaccaacaccaacagcagcagcagcaacaacaaacTCTGTCAATGGCTATGCCGTTGATGCCGCTtttaaatcatcatcatcatcaccaccaccatcatcatcatcagcttCCGCCTCCAGGTGCAACCCAATAA